Proteins from a genomic interval of Rhinoraja longicauda isolate Sanriku21f chromosome 16, sRhiLon1.1, whole genome shotgun sequence:
- the LOC144600803 gene encoding uncharacterized protein LOC144600803, with translation MLQRHQRVHTGERPFTCIACEKGFTQLSNLLTHHRIHTGERPFTCTECGKGFAKLTNLLTHHRIHTEERPFKCSDCEKKFKSKNNLRIHQRTHTGEKPFTCSVCGKGFAQSSTLMKHQHVHTGERPFTCSVCEKGFSQSSTLLKHQHIHKSQGLSKGSRVPYFWSPTASNRTAGRPAAILDTAKPGRMRDHGYGGDFHHQVMVETFTTRLWWRLSPPGWAADTTSKHWSNLARHKVSRITEKPWKCGDCGKGFNSPSQLEVHRRSHTGERPFICSMCGKGFTQLSMLQRHQRVHTGERPFTCIACEKGFTQLSNLLEHHRIHTGERPFTCTECGKGFAKLTNLLTHHRIHTEERPFKCSDCEKKFKSKNNLRIHQRTHTGEKPFTCSVCGKGFAQSSSLMKHQHVHTGERPFTCSVCEKGFSQSSTLVKHQHIHK, from the exons ATGCTCCAGAGGCACCAGCGTGTTCACACCggcgagaggccgttcacctgcattGCCTGCGAGAAAGGGTTCACTCAGCTGTCCAACCTCCTGACGCACCACCGTATCCACACCGGAGAGAGACCCTTCACCTGCACCgaatgtgggaagggctttgccaAACTGACCAACTTGCTGACGCACCACCGCATCCACACCGAGGAGCGGCCGTTTAAGTGCAGCGACTGCGAGAAGAAGTTCAAGAGCAAGAACAACCTGCGGATCCACCAGCGCACCCACACCGGGGAGAAGCCGTTCACCTGCTCGGTCTGCGGGAAGGGCTTCGCTCAGTCATCCACCCTCATGAAGCACCAGCACGTCCACacgggggagaggccgttcacctgctctgtGTGTGAGAAGGGATTCTCGCAGTCTTCCACCCTGCTGAAACACCAGCACATTCACAA ATCTCAGGGCTTAAGTAAAGGCTCCCGCGTCCCGTACTTCTGGAGCCCGACTGCCAGTAACAGAACAGCCGGGCGGCCGGCCGCCATTTTGGACACGGCGAAACCAGGACGCATGCGCGATCACG GTTATGGTGGAGACTTTCACCACCAGGTTATGGTGGAGACTTTCACCACCAGGTTATGGTGGAGACTTTCACCACCAGGTTGGGCTGCTGACACCACCTCCAAGCAT TGGAGCAACCTGGCGAGACACAAGGTCAGTCGAATCACGGAAAAACCGTGGAAATGTGGGGATTGCGGGAAGGGGTTCAATTCCCCGTCGCAGCTGGAAGTTCATCGTCGCAGCCACACAGGGGAGAGGCCCTTCATCTGCTCCATGTGTGGAAAGGGATTCACTCAGCTGTCTATGCTCCAGAGGCACCAGCGTGTTCACACCggcgagaggccgttcacctgcattGCCTGCGAGAAAGGGTTCACTCAGTTGTCCAACCTCCTGGAGCACCACCGTATCCACACCGGAGAGAGACCCTTCACCTGCACCgaatgtgggaagggctttgccaAACTGACCAACTTGCTGACGCACCACCGCATCCACACCGAGGAGCGGCCGTTTAAGTGCAGCGACTGCGAGAAGAAGTTCAAGAGCAAGAACAACCTGCGGATCCACCAGCGCACCCACACCGGGGAGAAGCCGTTCACCTGCTCGGTCTGCGGGAAGGGCTTCGCTCAGTCATCCTCCCTCATGAAGCACCAGCACGTCCACacgggggagaggccgttcacctgctctgtGTGTGAGAAGGGTTTCTCGCAGTCTTCCACCCTGGTGAAACACCAGCACATTCACAAGTGA
- the LOC144601115 gene encoding uncharacterized protein LOC144601115, giving the protein MHKNTRKTERQWKCGECGKGFRFPSQLEVHRHNHTGERPFTCSACGKGFTLSSTLLTHQSIHTGEKLFTCKCGKGFNFWSHLLRHQRAHSDQRPSRCPRCWKRFKSAEDLAKHQLIHTERRFCCSRCGKVFKRLPNLVEHQHSHTGMRPFTCSVCGKGFSRSSTLLTHQSVHNGEKPFICSLCGKGFTRPSNLATHQLVHTDEKPFGCSICEKTFKAARDLLRHQPVHSGERPFTCSVCGKAFSLSSSLLTHRRSHSGKKPFTCPMCGKSFMYSSHYTEHQLVHSEHRPFKCAECEKSFKSTKDLLKHQHTHTGERPFICSVCGKGFTRSAHLMRHQQVHRRLQSLDADVF; this is encoded by the coding sequence ATGCACAAGAACACACGTAAAACGGAGAGACAGTGGAAGTGCGGCGAATGTGGGAAAGGCTTCCGCTTCCCTTCGCAACTGGAGGTACATCGTCACaatcacactggggagaggccgttcacctgctccgcGTGTGGCAAAGGATTCACTCTATCCTCCACCCTGCTGACACACCAGTCCATTCACACGGGGGAGAAACTGTTCACCTGCAAGTGTGGCAAGGGATTCAATTTTTGGTCCCACTTGCTGAGACATCAGCGAGCCCACAGTGACCAGCGGCCGTCTCGCTGTCCCCGCTGTTGGAAGAGGTTCAAGAGCGCCGAGGATCTGGCCAAACATCAGCTCATCCACACGGAGAGGCGTTTCTGTTGCTCCCGCTGTGGGAAGGTGTTTAAGCGATTGCCCAACCTCGTGGAGCACCAGCACAGTCACACTGGGAtgaggcccttcacctgctctgtgtgtgggaagggattctcgAGGTCATCCACCCTCCTAACACACCAGAGCGTTCACAACGGCGAGAAGCCCTTCATCTGCTCCTTGTGCGGGAAGGGCTTCACACGGCCATCCAATCTTGCCACCCACCAGCTCGTCCACACCGACGAGAAGCCTTTCGGGTGCTCCATCTGCGAGAAGACCTTCAAAGCCGCCAGGGATCTGCTGAGGCACCAGCCGGTCCACTCCGGGGAGAGGCCATTCACCTGCTCCGTGTGTGGGAAGGCATTCAGCCTCTCGTCCAGCCTTCTGACCCACCGACGCAGTCACTCCGGGAAGAAGCCCTTCACCTGCCCCATGTGTGGCAAGAGCTTCATGTACTCGTCCCACTACACTGAACACCAGCTGGTTCACTCTGAGCACAGGCCTTTTAAATGTGCCGAATGCGAGAAGAGTTTTAAAAGCACAAAGGACCTGCTGAagcaccagcacacccacaccGGGGAGAGACCCTTCATCTGCTCCGTATGTGGGAAGGGGTTCACTCGTTCAGCCCACCTAATGAGGCACCAGCAGGTTCATAGAAGGCTACAGAGTTTGGATGCTGACGtcttttag